The stretch of DNA TGCTGGAATACGCCATGGACGACCCGGCCATCGCTGGCCTGCTGCTGTTTTCGCCCGCGTTCAAGGCCCGCCTGCCCTTCGATTGGTTGTTACCGTGGCTGTCCAGGGTCAAGCCCTGGTTGCGCCAGCCCGACGGCCCTGCCCCCCAGCAGACGCCGTTGCGCTACCAGAACGTACCCACCAACGGCTTTGCCCAGTTCTACCTCACCAGTACCGTCGTGCGCAGCAGGCTGGCGATGCAGACCTATGACCGGCCAGTGCTGATCGTCAGCGCCGCCCATGATTCGGTGGTGGATGTGGGGTTTGTGCGGGAGACGTTCAGTCAGCGCTTTCCGAACCCGGCATCCCGGATGATCTGGTATGGCGACCTGGTTGCCGGGCAGCGCCACCCTAGGATGCTGGTGCGCAGTGATCAGTTTCCCGCCGAACACATCAGCCAGTTTTCCCATATGAGTGTGCTGTTCTCGCCGGACAACCCCCAGTACGGTCGACAAGGCAAACAGCCGATGTGTTCCAACGGGCAGAACGCCGACGGCTACCGCCAATGCCTGGCGGGGGCCGCTGTGTGGTATTCCGATTGGGGCTATCGGGAAGCAGGCAAGGTGCATGCCCGCCTCACGTACAACCCTTATTTTGAATGGCAGGCCCAGGTTATGGCGCAGGTGCTGGAGGCGGCACAACCCCAGGAAAATACACGCTGATGGACAATCCCTTGCCGGCCAGGCCGCTGCTGGTGATGAGGCTTGCGTGGTGCCCTTGAACGATATTTTTCACCAGCGACAGGCCGATCCCGCTGCCCTGCCCGCCATTGCCGGGAACGCGGTAAAAGCGCTCGAAGATCGACTCCCTCTCGGCGGCCGCCACCCCCGGCCCGTCATCGGCGACTTGCAGGCAAGGCCCCTGGGGCGATGGGCCACAACTGATTTTTACGTGGTCGCCTGGCGCGGTGTAGCGCAGGGCATTGTCGATCAGGTTGCGCAGCAAAATGCCCATGGCGTCGACATCGCAGTCGATCAGGCACGGTTGGGTCTCCACCAGCAGCGTGCGCTGCGCCTGCGCGGCCTGCACCTCAAATTCATCGGTGACATAGCCGATGAGTTCGCTCAAATCGACCTGGGTGCGATGGGGTTTGTGCACCGCCTCCAGGCTCGCCAGGTCCAGCAATTGCTCAGACAAACGTGAGCTGCGCGCCACCACGGCCAGCAGCTTGTGCAAGGTCGCGTCCTTTTCAGCCAGGGTCGTGGCCCGCAGGGCAATTTGCGCATGGGCCTGCAAGGCCGAGAGCGGCGTGCGTAACTCATGGGCCGCATTGGCGATAAAACGCCGTTCACCTTCCAGTGCCTGGTCGAGTTGGCGCAGCAAGTGATTGAACCCCTCCACCAGCGGGCGCAGCTCGACGGGCAGCGCGCCCACCCACAACGGCGTAAGGTCAAAACGATGCCTGCCCCGCAGGGCATTTTCGATCACCAGTACCGGCCGTAGCGCACGCCGCAACACCTGCCACATCAACAGCCCTACCAGCGCCAGCAGCGATGAGGCGATACATAGCGCCACGAAGGCTTTTCGACGCATGTCCGCGCTGATCACACTGTGCAGGTAGCCGACCTGGACCGTCAGTTGCCGGTTGCTGTCGGAAATTGAATAGACCCGCCACTTGCGCCCATCGATCATCGGGCTCGAAAAGCCGTCCAGGAAACTCCCCTGCAACGCCGTCGACGGAGCGCCCGGCGCACCGGCCAGCAAACGGTCGTGGCGCCCCCACACCTGGTACGTCAACAACCCGGCTTCGGCCAGCCCGGCGCTGCGTAGTTGCGGGCTGGCGTCCTTGCCCGGGAGCTGCTCATTGTTCTGCGGGACAGCCAGCAACAGCTGGGTGGCGATGGCTTGCAGCTTGCTGTCCCAGATGCTGCTGGAGCTGACCTGGGTGTAAATCAGCAATGCCGTCAAGGCCAGCGCCCAGCAGATACCGATGGTCAGGAACAGCACACGCATCATGCGTTGGCGCAGGGATTTCATTGACGGGCCCCGGCGATCATATAGCCCTGGCCATGGACCGTGGTGATCAGCTCATCGCCCAATTTGCGCCGCAATTGGTGGATATACACGGCAATGGTATTGCTCTCGATGTTGCTGGCGTGGCCATAAACCACCGCTTGCAAATGATCACGCGCAAGCACGTGACCGGGGCGCTCCAGCAGCGCGAGCAACGTGCGGTATTCATACGCGCTCAATGCCACCCGCTGGCCGCCTCGTGTGACCACGTGACGGCTGCGGTCCAGCACGATATCCCCCAGGGTCAGCAGTGAGATCACCCGCCCTTCACTGCGCCGGCTCACGGCCCGCAAGCGCGCCCACAGTTCGTCGAGCTGGAACGGCTTGACCAGATAATCATCGGCCCCCGCATCCAGGCCGACGATGCGCGCACTCAGTTGCCCGCTGGCCGTGAGGATCACCACCGGTGTGGGGTCGTGTTGTTTGCGCAGGGCCTTGAGCACGCTCAAACCGGACTCACCCGGCAGGCCAAGGTCAAGCAGGACCGCGTTATAGGTATGTTCGACCAAGGCCAGGCGCGCGTGGGAGGCGTCCTTGACATGGTCAATGTTCCAGCTGTTTTGCCGTGCGCCATCGCAAATGGCTTCGGCCAGCATGGCGTCGTCTTCCACCAACAATAAATACACAGCAGGCCCTCGTGTGCTGCTTGGAATGGGGCAACACAATCCACACATACGGGATGATGAGCAAGGGCCAGAACCATAGACCGATTTTTTTAAGAAAGTATTAAAACGGAGGGAGTTGATCGGTTCACGTGCTGTCGCGCCAATAAAAGCGCCGGCAATTAGTTGTGAAAGTTAATAGAAAACAAAGTACTCGCCGTACTTTTTTATAAACCCAACACTAAATAAATTTACATGGGGTATTTATAAAAAATCCGCCGCAGAGCCTGCGGCGGCAAACCAAAGGTTTTTGTCGAAGCAGAGCGGCTAAGACAGGCTCAAAGTTACACCAGCCTGCCGCCTGAAAAAGTGAATATTAATTAATCGAGTTTAAGATCCCTTCACTGGTTCTTTAACACAATTCGGTTAAAAATCGCCCATCGCACACAGGCCAGCAATGCCCGCCAAGGTGGTGCCCGGCTAAAACTACAAGACGCGAAACCCGGCCTCAACGCCAGCCTTAATAACGCCTGCCGAAAAGTTATATACGCCATAAAAAATAAGGTCGTGCACCTGTGCACGCAACTTTTAGCGATTAATTAATCCGGGGAAGTCATTACCATGGTTAAACAGTGGAACCTATTAGCGCTGGTCATATCTACCAGCCTGAGCCAAGTAGCCTTGGCAGACACAGTAACGGATCAGGCCGCCGCCACGGGGTTTGTCGATGGCAGTAGCCTCACCGGGGTCGCGCGCAACTATTACTTGAACCGTAACCGGGAAGAAGGCCGGGCCGACCAGCGCGACTGGACCCAAGGGGTCATGGCCAATTACATCTCCGGCTTCACTCAGGGCACCATCGGGTTTGGCGTCGACGCCTATGCCTACGGCGGGCTGAAACTCGACTCCCAGCGCAAATACGCGAAC from Pseudomonas sp. NC02 encodes:
- a CDS encoding response regulator transcription factor, translated to MYLLLVEDDAMLAEAICDGARQNSWNIDHVKDASHARLALVEHTYNAVLLDLGLPGESGLSVLKALRKQHDPTPVVILTASGQLSARIVGLDAGADDYLVKPFQLDELWARLRAVSRRSEGRVISLLTLGDIVLDRSRHVVTRGGQRVALSAYEYRTLLALLERPGHVLARDHLQAVVYGHASNIESNTIAVYIHQLRRKLGDELITTVHGQGYMIAGARQ
- a CDS encoding ATP-binding protein, with the protein product MKSLRQRMMRVLFLTIGICWALALTALLIYTQVSSSSIWDSKLQAIATQLLLAVPQNNEQLPGKDASPQLRSAGLAEAGLLTYQVWGRHDRLLAGAPGAPSTALQGSFLDGFSSPMIDGRKWRVYSISDSNRQLTVQVGYLHSVISADMRRKAFVALCIASSLLALVGLLMWQVLRRALRPVLVIENALRGRHRFDLTPLWVGALPVELRPLVEGFNHLLRQLDQALEGERRFIANAAHELRTPLSALQAHAQIALRATTLAEKDATLHKLLAVVARSSRLSEQLLDLASLEAVHKPHRTQVDLSELIGYVTDEFEVQAAQAQRTLLVETQPCLIDCDVDAMGILLRNLIDNALRYTAPGDHVKISCGPSPQGPCLQVADDGPGVAAAERESIFERFYRVPGNGGQGSGIGLSLVKNIVQGHHASLITSSGLAGKGLSISVYFPGVVPPPAPAP
- a CDS encoding carboxylesterase; its protein translation is MKSLGTLLLSCIAGCAELPASPVSPVPASFANYRQQTLLLLERDRRFQGTDHALELAWNAPREWLPEHPNGKGILLVHGLGDSPGSFIDIAPQLAGQGYRVRTLLLPGHGTQPADMLGVDITDWQHSVARQVALLRQDADEVYLGGFSTGANLVLEYAMDDPAIAGLLLFSPAFKARLPFDWLLPWLSRVKPWLRQPDGPAPQQTPLRYQNVPTNGFAQFYLTSTVVRSRLAMQTYDRPVLIVSAAHDSVVDVGFVRETFSQRFPNPASRMIWYGDLVAGQRHPRMLVRSDQFPAEHISQFSHMSVLFSPDNPQYGRQGKQPMCSNGQNADGYRQCLAGAAVWYSDWGYREAGKVHARLTYNPYFEWQAQVMAQVLEAAQPQENTR